The following proteins are co-located in the Tripterygium wilfordii isolate XIE 37 chromosome 2, ASM1340144v1, whole genome shotgun sequence genome:
- the LOC120010599 gene encoding uncharacterized protein LOC120010599, translating into MKFGEHKYSFDLLRFYIDEANKSNPGSCLDMEFDETSGCFKRCFVAFDATISYFNFCRPILFLDGTFLKSRYKGNILSATKQSLFMVAFVVVVAEGEDNWTWFLRLLRKIVGVSRRITFISDRNYRLLQGVRNVFPAVERAYYLNHLNRNLKDKLKGHHASFREMIVKKFKQCAYVPSKTEFHDRLQELLSMDGDRVASFIDEAHVCNWTNAYFMGKRYGEMSSNAAKSFNSQISEFRSLPITNMIDMI; encoded by the exons ATGAAATTTGGAGAGCACAAGTATTCTTTTGATTTGCTACGATTTTACATTGATGAAGCTAATAAGTCTAACCCTGGTAGCTGTTTGGATATGGAGTTTGATGAGACTAGTGGTTGTTTTAAGAGATGTTTTGTTGCATTTGATGCGACAATTTCCTATTTCAATTTTTGTCGCCCCATCTTATTTCTTGATGGCACATTTTTGAAAAGTCGTTACAAGGGAAATATACTTTCAGCTACTAAACAAA GTTTATTTATGGTTGCTTTTGTAGTTGTTGTCGCAGAGGGTGAAGATAACTGGACCTGGTTTCTCAGGTTGCTTAGAAAAATTGTTGGCGTAAGTAGAAGAATAACTTTCATTTCAGATCGAAATTATAGGCTCCTTCAAGGTGTTAGAAATGTTTTTCCAGCAGTAGAACGTGCTTATTACCTTAATCATTTAAATAGGAATCTTAAAGATAAGTTGAAAGGACATCATGCTTCTTTTAGGGAGATGATTGTGAAGAAGTTTAAACAGTGTGCTTATGTTCCGAGTAAGACTGAATTCCATGACCGCTTGCAAGAGCTTTTATCTATGGATGGTGATCGCGTTGCTAGTTTTATAGATGAAGCTCATGTTTGTAACTGGACGAATGCTTATTTTATGGGTAAACGATATGGTGAGATGTCTTCAAATGCTGCTAAGTCTTTTAATTCTCAAATATCTGAGTTTCGTTCATTGCCAATAACAAATATGATAGATATGATTTGA